Sequence from the Corallococcus sp. EGB genome:
AAGCTTCGAGCGGCGAGGGTGGGTGTTCGAAGTGCTGTACGAAGGGCCGTCAAAAGTTGTGCCCGCGTCGTTCACCCCACCCCATTGCTCGCGAACCACTCCGCCGCGGGCGTGTTACGCGCGCGCATCGGCACCAGGCGCGTGCCGGAAATCACGCGCAGCCGCGTGCCGCGCCAGTTCACCGTGCGCCGGAACGCGCCATGCCACCATGCGGCGAAGAGCAGCGCGTCCTTCACCAGCACCGCGGGCGCCGCGCGCAAGGACACCGGCTGGGGACGCAGCGAACGGAACACCGTCACGTCCACCCAGACCTTGCCCAGCGCCACCGACAACGCCGCCAGGCCCGTGAGGGCGGACGGGTGGAGGAGCGCACCCAGCACCGCGAGCGGAACCGGGTTGAGCAGCGCCTGCGCAATGTACGTGGAGGGCGCTACCGCTGTGCGGTGGATGACGCTCCAGCGCAGGTAGCGCTGGAAGAAGGCGTCCACGCTCTTGCGCAGCGAGACGTTGAAGACAGGGGCGTGCGCCAGCACCACGCGCTTGCCCAGCTTGCGCGTCACCCACTGGCCAATGACGTAGTCCTCCGCCAGCACGTCCTTCACGGAGAAGAAGCCGCCCAGCGCCTCCACGTCCTCGCGGCGCAGCGCCATGGACTTGCCCACCACGATGTCGCGGTCCGCCGCGTGCTTCGCGGCGATCATCCCCGCCGCCGCGCTGGAGGACAGGTGCAGGTTGTCCAGCAGCGAACCGAAGCTCTGCTCCCCCAGGCCGGCCACCGGGTGCGTCACGCAGCCCACCGAGGGGTCCTCGAAGGCCGCGGCGATCTCCTCCAGGTAGCCGTCCCCCACGCGGGTGTTGCTGTCGCTCACCACCCAGATGTCATGGCGGGCCTCCGCCGACAGCGTCACCAGCTGGTTCACCTTGGGATTCAGCCCGGGCTCTCCCTCCTGGAGCACCACGCGCATCACCTGGGGCCACTTCGCCTCCGCGGCCCGCGCCACCGCGTAGGCCGGGTCGCGCGTGTCCTTCACGCCCAGGAGCACCTCGTAGGTGGGGTAGGGCAGCCGCGCGAACTGGGCGAGGTTGGCCTCCAGGTCGTCATCCACGCCGCACAGCGGCTTGAGGATGGACAGGCCGGGGCGCCGCGTGGGGGCGGCGGGGGAGGTGCGGCGGTGGCGGCGCACGAACAGCGCCTGGAGGAGGAGGGCGACGAGGCCCACTGCGGACGCGGCCAGGAGGAGGCTGGATGCGATGAGCATGCCGCCACCCTAGAGGTCCCACAAGGCGGGACCGGGGCGGCGGGGCGGCGGGACGGCCAACTCGCCGTGACACCGCCGTGAAGCCGCCTACTCCAGGTCGCGGCTGCGCGGGTGGCGCACGTCCTTGCCGCGCACCATGTAGATGACCATCTCCGCCACGTTGAGCGCGTGGTCGCCAATGCGCTCCAGGTGCTTCGCGATGAACATCAACGCCGTGGCCCGGCGGATGTTGCGCGAGTCCTCCATCATGTAGGCCAGCAGCTCGTTGAAGATCTTCAGGAAGAGGGCATCCAGCAGGTCGTCCCCCTTGAGGACGTCCTCCGCCTTGGCCGCGTCCCCGGACACGAACGCGTCCAGCGCCATCTTCACCTGCTGCTGCGCCAACTCCGCCAGCTTCGGCGTGTCCACGTAGGGGGCGAGCGGCGGCACCTGGTTCAGGTCCATGGCGCGCTCGGCGATGTTCACCGCCAGGTCACCAATGCGCTCCAGGTCGGTGACGATCTTCAGCGCCGTGGTGATGAGGCGCAGGTCGGACGCGGCCGGCTGGCGCAGCGCGAGGATGCGGCGGCACAGGTCGTCGATGTCGACCTCCAGCCGGTTCACCTCGCGGTCCGCGCCCACGACCTTCTCCGCCAGCGTGGAGTCGCGGTCGGTGAGGGCCTTGGTGCTCTGCGCGATGAGGGCCTCCACCTTGGCCCCCATGGCCAGCAGCTTCTCGCGCAGGTTGCGCAGGTCCTGCTCGAATGCCTTGTCGGTATGCATCGCGGCCATGTGGTCCTCTTCCGTCGCGCGCGGGCTCAACCGAACTTCCCGGTGACGTAGTCCTCCGTGCGCTTCTCGTGGGGGTTGGTGAAGATCTGCTCCGTGGGGCCGCACTCCACCAATTCCCCCATGTAGAAGAAAGCCGTCTGGTCGCTCACCCGCGCGGCCTGCTGCATGTTGTGGGTCACGATGGCGATGGTGTACGTGGCCTTGAGCTCGTGGATGAGCTCTTCAATCTTCGCCGTGGCGATGGGGTCCAGCGCGGACGCGGGCTCGTCCATCAGCAGCACCTCCGGCTCCACCGCCAGCGCCCGCGCGATGCACAGGCGCTGCTGCTGGCCGCCGGACAGGCCCAGGGCGCTTTCCTCCAGGCGGTCCTTCACCTCGTCCCACAGCGCCGCGCCGCGCAGGGACTTCTCCACGCGCGCGGCCAGCTTCGCCCTGTCCTTGAGCCCGCCCACGCGCAGGCCGTAGGCGACGTTCTCGAAGATGGACTTGGGGAAGGGGTTGGACTTCTGGAACACCATGCCCACGCGGCGGCGCAGGTCCACCACATCCAGGGAGCGGTCGTGGATGCTCCGGCCGTCCAGGAACACGCTGCCGTCGTGGCTCGCGCCGGGGATGAGGTCGTTCATCCGGTTGAGCGAGCGCAGGAAGGTGGACTTGCCGCACCCGGACGGGCCGATGAGCGCCGTCACCTTGTGCTCGGGGACGGCCAGGCTCACCTGCTTGATGGCCACCTTGCTGCCGTAGCGCAGGGTGAGCTCGCGGGCTTCCATCTTGTTGCGCGGCGTGGCGGAGGAGAGGGGCATGGGAGCAGGGAACGTCAGTGTCCGGCCGCGGCCTTGCGGCGCGTGCGCGTGCGGATGAGGACCGCGACCAGGTTCAGGGCGAAGGTGAGCAGGAGCAGCACCAGCACCGTGGCGTACAGCAACGGGCGGGTGGCCTCCACGTCCGGCGACTGCGTGGCCAGCACGTAGGTGTGGTAGCCCAGGTGCATGAACTGCGAGTTCAGGCTCGTGGGGAGATCCGGCAGGAAGTACGCAGCGCCGGTGAAGAGGATGGGGGCCACCTCGCCCGCGCCGCGGGAGATGGCCAGCACCGCGCCGGTGAGGATGCCCGGCAGCGCGCCCGGCAGCACCACCCGCGCCAGCGTCTGTGACTGGGTGGCCCCCAGCGCGAGGCTCGCGGTGCGCTGCTCCTGCGGCACGGCGCGCAGGGCCTCTTCCGTGGACACGATGACGACGGGCAGGGTGAGCACCGCCAGCGTCAGCGACGCCCAGAGGATGCCCGGCTGGGCCCAGTGCAGCTCCTGGTAGCCCAGCGCGTGGTCCAGCCCCTTGCCCACGAAGAGGATGAAGAAGCCCAGGCCGAAGAGGCCGAACACGATGGAGGGCACGCCCGCCAGGTTCGCCACCGCCACGCGCACCGCGCGGGCCAGGAAGCTGGAGGGCGGCGCGTACTCGTGCAGGTACACCGCCGTGAGCACGCCCACCGGCATCACCGCCAGGGTCATGAGCAGCGTGAGCGCGGCGGTGCCGAAGAGGGCGGGGAAGATGCCGCCGCCCATCATCCCGTCCGTGGGCGCCTCCGTGAGGAAGCGCCAGGAGACGTGGCTCCAGCCGCCCCGGACGATGTCCAGGAGGATGAGGCCCAGCATGGCCACGATGACGAACGCGGCCAGCCCCGTGAGCGACACGAGCGACAGGCCCACGACCTTGCGCGTGGTGTGCTTCACCCCGCACCTCCCTTGAGCCGCTGGATGACCTTGCGCGTCCACATCCCGGCGAGCATGTTCAGCACGAAGGTGAAGAGGAACAGCTCCACGCCGATGAAGAAGAGCAGCGCGTAGTGCGGGCTGCCCACCACCACCTCGCCCATCTCCGCGGCGATGGTGGCCGACAGCGAGCGCACGGAGTCCCCCAGGTTCCACGACACGATGGCCGCGTTGCCGGAGGCCATGAGGACGATCATCGTCTCACCGATGGCGCGCCCGAAGCCCAGCACGCACGCGGCGAGGATGCCGGGGGCCGCCGCCGGGAGCACCACCTTCCACGCCGTCTCCCAGGGCGTGGCCCCCAGCGCCAGGGACGCCTCGCGGTAGCTGCGCGGCACGGCGGTGAGCGCGTCCTCCGTCACCGTGAAGATGACCGGCACGATGGCCAGCGCCAGGCCCAGCCCCGCCACGACGGCGTTGAGCCGGGAGGTGAAGCCGAAGACGTCCTGGAGGAAGGTGGCCATCACCATCAGCGCGAAGAAGCCCAGCACCACGGACGGGATGCCGGCGAGCAATTCGATGGTGGGCTTGAGGACCTCGCGCAGGCGGCGCGGGGCGAACTCCGCGGCGAACAGCGCGCCGAAGATGCCCAGGGGGACCGCCACCACCATGGACACGAGCGTCGTCTTCAGCGTGCCGACGAACAGCGGAATCATGCTGACCTTGGGCACGCTGGACACCGGCTGCCACACGTAGGCCAGCGGCTTTCCCTTCCGCACCACCTGCGGAAGGAACATCTTGGAGAAGCTGGCCTCCTCGCGCGCCGCCGCGTCGGTGACGAGCGTGAGCGCCTCCTTCGCCACGAAGACGAGGATGAGCACCAGCGCGGCGATGCCGGTGAAGGCCACCACGGTGATCAACCCCGCGATGGCCCTCTCCTTCCATTGCCGTCGCCGGGCCGCGGGCGACAGCGTGGGCTGCGCCACCGGGGGCGCGAGGTCCTGCTCCTGCATGACGGCCTGTCTATCCAACATGGGACCCCCGCGCCGGGTGACAATCGCGTGACGCCGACTACTTCACAGGGAAGTAGCCGACCTGCGTGACGATGGCCTGACCTTCCGCGGACAGCGTGAAGTCGATGAAGGCCTTGGCCTCGCCGGCGGGCTTGTTGCGCAGGTAGAAGAAGAGGTCGCGCGACAGCGGGTACTTGCCGCTCTTCACGTTCTCCGCGTTGGGGGCGAAGGCCTCGTTGCCCTTCTTCACCTTCAGCTCCTTGATGCCCTTGGCGTACGCGGCGCCGCCGTAGCCAATGCCGTTCTTCTCCTTGGCCACCGCGTTGACGACGGCGGCGGTGCCCGGGAGCGTCTGCGCGGAGGCCGCGAAGTCGTCCCCGCCCAGCACGGTGTCCTTCACGAACACGTAGGTGCCGGAGGAGTTCTCACGCGAGTACAGGACGATGGGGGCGTCCGCGCCGCCCACGGCCTTCCACGACGTGGTGTCGCCCAGGTAGATGTCCTTGAGCTGCTCCACGGAGAGCGCGTCCACCTTGTTGGACTCGTTGACGTAGAAGGTGACGCCGTCCTTGGCCACGGAGATGGCGGTGGGCGGCGTGTTGTAGCGGGCGCGCAGCTTCTCCTCCTCCGCCTCCTTGATTTCACGGCTGGACATGGCGATGTCCGTGGTGCCGTTCTGCAGGGCCGCCAGGCCCGTGCCGGAGCCGCCGCCCGTCACCTGGATCTTCGTGGCGGGGTTCTTCTTCATGAACGCCTCGGCCCAGCGCTGGACGAGGATGACCATGGTGTCCGAGCCCTTCACGGTCACCGTGCCTGCCTGGGCGGTGAGCGGGAGGACGACGAGCCCGAAGGCGACGAAGCTGGAAAGCAGTGTCTTCTTCATGGGGTGACTCCTCTAGAAACGGGCCTGCATCTGCAGGGTGAACAGGTTGTCGTGCGGGTCCAATGCCTGGGCCACGACGTGCGTGATGGGGATTTCGTAGATGGCGGAAACCTTCAGGTTCTCCCCGAAGTGGTGCTGGAGGACGAAGCCCAGCGTGTCGACGGTGTTGTCCGCGCCCGGCACGTCACCCACGGCGACGTTCGCCTGGCCGTTGTGCGGGTCGAAGGTGTCGTAGCGGACGGCCACCGCGTCGTTGAGCCCGATGTTCTGCACGAGCAGCAGGTACCAGCCGTGCGCGGGCACGTTCAGGTGGGTGGCGTTGTTGGCGGCGCCGTAGGTGCGCCCGGCGATGAACTCGCCCTTGATGGCGGTGCCGCCCAGGGGAATCACGTCGAAGTAGGCCTGGAGGTCCGCGCCGATGCGGGTGCGCTCGTAGGCGCGGCGGAAGGGGTCCGTGGCCAGCCGGCCCATGTCATGGCCGTACCAGCCGGAGATGCCACCGGAGAGCCACTTCAGGTCGAAGCCCAGGTGCCCGACGATGTCCTTCTCCTTGTCGTTGTCCTGGGTGGTGCCGCTGTCGGTGCCGTTGCCGTCGAAGACGCCCACCGCGAGCCGCAGGAACTTGTAGCGGCCGTTCACCTTCGCGCCGCGGTCGCGCTCGCTGGGGAGCATGTTGCGCACCACGCGGCTGCGCTCGGGGAACTCGCGGTCGCTGGAGGACTGGGGGCCCTCGTAGCCGAAGGGCCACTTCATCTGGCCCAGGGTGACGGACAGCTGCTGCTTGGTGCCGGGGACGAAGAGGGTGGCCTCCGCGTCCTTGAGCGTCACGCCCGCGGGCACCGCGTCGATCTGCAGCATGAACTGCGACCACTCGGTGGTGTACGTGGCCTTCAAGCGGCCCCGGCGGACGCCGAAGCGGCTGTAGCCGCCCGCGCCGGTGTCATCCAGGTCCTGCAGGTACTGATAGCGGGCCTGGACATAGCCGGAGATGCGCAGCTTCTTGAGCGCGGACAGGTCGTTCTTCGTCTCGACGTTCTGCTCCTCCAGCGCCTCCACGCGGTGCTCGTCCGCCGTCAGCCGCTCGTCGATGGAGGGCGACATCTCCGGGACGGTGGGGGCGTTGGCGCGCGGGGGGGCGGGCTCCGTGGAGGACGGCTCCGCCGCCGCGCGCGGCTCGGAGGCCGGCGGGGTGGAGACCGCTTCCTGGGAGGTGGTGGCCTGGGCCATGGAGGTGCTGGAGCTCAGCAGGGTGAGGGCAACGAGGAGTGGGCGCATAGAAGGTCGGCGGGCGTCTCGGGGGTGTCGAGAACGCGTGACGATCTATGGGCTGGATGTGGCCGTTTAACGGCCCTTTCGTGACAAATGCGTAACGGAAGGGCCCGGGGGCCTACCCTGCGGCCGGATCCACGATGCGGTAGCCGACACCGCGAACCGTCTCCAGGAGGGAGCGTGCGGGGCCCAGTTTGTCGCGCAGCCGCATCACGTGCGTGTCGATGGTGCGCGTCTCCAGGGCACTGGACAGGCCCCAGACCTGCTCCAGGAGCTGCTCGCGCGTCTGCACCCGGCCCAGCCGCGCCATGAGGAACTCCAGCAGGCGGAACTCCAGCGCGGTGAGGGGCGTCTCCTTCTCCTCCACGAAGAAGCGGTGCTGGGTGACGTCCAGGCGCAGGGGGCCCAGCGCCAGGGGCGGCGTGCCCTCCTGGGGCGAGGAGGTGCGCCGGAGGATGGCCTTGAGCCGGAGCACCAGCTCGCGCACGGAGAAGGGCTTGACGACGTAGTCGTCCGCGCCGACCTCGAAGCCCCGGATGCGGTCCGCCTCCTCGCTCTTGGCGGTGAGCATGACGATGAGCACGTCACGCAGGCGGGGGTTGGCGCGCAGGTGGCGGCAGACCTCGATGCCGGACAGGTCCGGCAGCATCAGGTCCAGCAGCACCACGTCCGGGGGCTGCTCGCGGGCGGCGGTGAGCGCCGCCTCCCCGGTGAAGGCCACGCGGGTGGTGAAGCCCGCGCCGCGCAGGTTGAAGTCGATGAGCTCGGCGAGGTCACGCTCGTCGTCGACGATGAGTACGTGGGACATGGCGGGCATGTACTGTGCGCGCACCGCTTCGCGCCCACGTGACGCGCTGGCAACAAGTGCGTCACGTCCGTCACGCCCGAAGAGGGAGTCACGGGCGCCGCAGGGAGCGGCCCGGTGCCGCCATCCATTGCAGGGCGAACTCGCGGCCCTCGGCGCGCAGGGCGACGGCGCAGCCCTTGCGGAGCTTGTCCGGCAGGGCATGGCCCAGCGCCAGCGCCGCGGCGCGTTCCAAGGAGGGATTGTGTCCCACCAGCGCCCAGCCCGGGCCCACGTCGCGCGCCAGCTTGAGCACGTTGCGCGCCGCGCCCTTCATGGGGACGAGCGCGGGGTGGACCTCCACGTGGGACAGCCCGAGCGCGTCCGCGAGCAGCTCCGCGGTCTGCACCGCGCGCACCAGCGGGCTGGTGATGATGCCCATGAGCGGCGTGAGGCGCGTGAGCTTCTTCGCGTGCTGACGGAAGGCGGCGCGGCCCTGGGGCGTGAGGGCGCGGGCCTCGTCGCCCAGGGCGTTGGAGTCCTCGGCCACGGCGTGGCGCACGAGGAGGAGGGGCAGGTCGCGTTCAGCCATGGGCGCGCGTTGTAGTGCGTTTCGCGCCGGCGTGGATGTGACGAACCGGTGGACTGCTCTGTGGACTACTCCACGCCGCCCAGCAGGAAGGCGAGCAGCAAGAGCGCGAGCACGCCCGTGGTGATGGCGGCGAAGGTGCGGTCCTTCTGGGCGCGGAAGATGCCCAGGGACAGGGCCACGCGCAGCACGGGCACGGTGATCATCACCAGGAGCCCCGCCATCACGAAGGACTGGCCGCGCACCGCCATGACGCCCTCGAAGACGTCCGTCAGCCGGTGCGGCGCGGCGTCCGGGTCCGTCAGGCGCTGGAGCGCGTCCGGAGACGAGAAGTAGTCCGGGTGGCGGAGGAAGGTCATCACCATGCCGCAGGTGACCAGCGACATGCTCAGCAGCACGCCGCCGCGCAGCAGCTGGCTGATGAGCAGCTCCGGCGTGAGGGGGACCACCTCGTCCGGCGCGGCGGCGGTGGTGGTCACCTCTCGAGGAGACGGAGGTTCAGCGGGCCCGGTCATCCGTGGATCCCCTTGGACAGCATCTCGTAAGACACCCACAGCAGCACGGCGACGAAGAGCATGCGCAGGGAGCCGCTCTTGAGCTTCGTGAGGTAGCGCGAGCCCATGAACGCGCCCAGCGTGACGCCCACGCAGACGGGGCCGGCGATGAACGGATCGATGTCCCCCCGCGCGAAGTAGATGCCCGCGCTGGCCGCCGCCGTGACGCCGATCATGAAGTTGCTGGTGGCGGTGGAGACCTTGATGGGCAGCCCCATGGCCAGGTCCATGGCCGGGACCTTCAGCGCGCCGGAGCCGATGCCCAACAGGCCGCTCACCGTGCCCGCGACGTACATGAGCCCCAGGCCCACGAGCGGCCGGTGCACGCGGTAGGACACCTCGCCGCCGGCGGACACGTCGTAGTAGCTGCCGTGCAGTCCCAGCCGGTCCGCGATGGCGTTGCGCGGCGGCTCCGCGCGGGGGCTGCCGTCCTCGCGCAGCTTGCGCAGCATCGCGAGCGCCGAATAGGCCATCACCGCGCCGAAGAGGAAGTAGAGCGCGCGGCCGCCCACCATGCCCGCGAGCATCGCGCCCGACACGGCGCCCGCCACGGTGGCCAGCTCCAGGAACATGGCCACGCGCATGTTGGCCAGGCCGTCGCGCACGTACGCCGCCGCCGCGCCGCTGGACGTGGCGATGACGGACACGATGGAGGCACCCACCGCGTAGCGGATGTCCACCTTGAGCACGAGCGTGAGGACGGGGATGAGGATGAGGCCACCGCCCAGGCCCAGGAGCGAGCCCAGGAGGCCCGCTCCCACGGAGACACAGAGCACGATGGCGACGAAGTTGAACGGAGTGGCGTCCAAGACGGAGGCCATCTTCCACCCGGCCCTCCCGCTTGCAAGCAGTTCACGCGGAGCCTGACTGGTTGCCCGCTCCGGACCATCCCGCGGTGCGAGGTGCTGCCGGACCCTCAACGTTGCTGGGGTGCGTCGGACGGCTTTCCGTCGTGCGAAGGGGCCTTGTCCGGAGGCTGAGGCAGGGGCCACCCCTGGAACAGCGGCCAGCCCCGGTAGGGATTTCCCTGGGCCGGCTCCTCGGCGGGCTCCGGGGGCTCTTGAGGGTGCTGGCCGGGGTGCGGCGGCGAGCGCAGCAGCACCCACGTCAGCACGATGCACAGAAGGCTCATGACGACGATGCTCCACGCGCGCGTGCGAGGCTCCAGCTCCATCTAGAAGCGCCCCCGCTTGAGCAGGTCGCCCTTGGAGAGCGAACCCAGCAGGCGCCGGCGCCCGTCCACCACGGGCAGCCGCTCCAGCTCCGTGTGGCCGAATCTCGAGGCCACCTCCGACAGCGACAGGTCCGGGGTGATGGCCTGAACGCTGGAGTCCATCACGTCCGCGGCCACGGTGGCCTGGAGCAGCGAGTGGTCCGGCAGGTGCCCCTTGAGCGCGTCCAGGGTGATGACGCCCAGCAGGCGCCCCTCCGCGTCGGTGACATACAGGTCCGCGCCCGCGGGCTGCTCCAGCAGCAGCACCACCACCTCGTCGAAGGTCGCGGACGGAGGCACGCGCTGCGTGGCCGGGGACAGCAGCGAGCGCACCCCTTCCTCCCGCAGCCAGTGCGGCACGGAGTCCGGCACGCGCACGTCGCGCTTCACGAGCACCGACGTGTAGAGCGACTCCGGCTCCAGCCGGCGGCTGACGACGGCGGCCACCACCGCGGCGAGCATCAGCGGGAGGATGAGGTCGTAGTCGCCGGTCATCTCGAAGATCATCAGCACCGCGGACACGGACGCGTGCGTGGTGCCCGCGAGGACCGCGCCCATGCCGAGCAGCGCATAGGCTCCGCTGGGCGCCGCGCCCCCCGGGAGCGCCAGCTCCACCACCCTCCCGAACGCGCCGCCCAGGAGCGCGCCGAAGAAGAGGGACGGGGTGAAGAGCCCGCCCGGCACCCCCGAGCCCGCGCACAGCGACGTCACCACCAGCTTCGCGAGTGGCAGGAGGAGCAGCAGCGCGAAGGGCAGCGTCCCGTGCAGCGCCATGTTCACGGAGTCGTAGCCGTTGCCCATGAGGTACGGCCCCGCGATGGCGGTGGCGCCCACCACCGTCATCGCCACGAGCGGCATGAACGGCGTGAGCCACGACGGCAGCCTGTCCAGCAGGTCCGATGCCAGGTTGATGCCGCGCACGTAGAGCGCGGAGGCCCCGCCCACGAGCACGCCCAGCAGGAGCGCCAGCACCAGCTCGCGCGGGTGGGTGAGGGCGTAGTGGGGGATGACGTAGCTGGGGTGGTCCGCGATGAGCGTGCGCGACACGAGCGTCGCCACCACGCACGACACGACGATGGGACCGAAGAGCTCCAGCGCGAAGCTGCCCAGCAGCACCTCCAGGCCGAAGAGCGCCGCGCCGATGGGGACGTTGTACGCGGACGCGATGCCCGCCGAGGCGCCGCACGCCACCAGCACGCGCGCCTGGCCCGGACCCAGCCGCAGCCACCCGGACAGCGCGGAGCCGCTGGCCGCACCCGTCGAGAGCAGCGCGCCCTCTCGCCCCAGCGGCGCCCCCAGCGCCACCGCGAGGATGGACACGAAGCCGCGCAGGAGCGCGCGAGGGAAGGGCAGCCGGCCGGACTTCACCCAGATGGATTCGATGATGCCCGCGGTGCCGTGGCCGCGCAGGGGCTGGCCCACGATGAGGGACACCAGCGTCACCAGCGCGCCGCCCAGCACCGGCACGAGGAACCGCCGCCAGCCCGGCGACGCGAGCACGCCCTCCAGGAAGTGTTCAGTGCTGCTCTGCCAGAACAGGTGCTGGGTGAAGCGCAGCACCGCGAGCAGCGCCACCGCGCCCAGGCCGGAGATGAGCCCCACGCCCACCACCAGCACCCAGAAGCGCCGCTCCTGCCCCAACAGCCCCCGGAGCACCCGCCGCAGCCAGGGCGAGGGCTCCCCGGTCCTCAGGTCGGGATGTACGGCTCCGGATGCGGGTTCGGGCATGGCCTCCACACCTCTCCAATGTAGGGAGGCGGAGAGGGCCTTCCCGGGGCCGCGCGGAACTTCGCGGAAGGGGCTCGTCCAGCTGCCCACTCTCCGAACGGGCTACCTGACCTCCGGGTGCCTGGCCGGTCGGGCCTGCGTGCTCTTCGCGGGCTGC
This genomic interval carries:
- a CDS encoding chloride channel protein translates to MPEPASGAVHPDLRTGEPSPWLRRVLRGLLGQERRFWVLVVGVGLISGLGAVALLAVLRFTQHLFWQSSTEHFLEGVLASPGWRRFLVPVLGGALVTLVSLIVGQPLRGHGTAGIIESIWVKSGRLPFPRALLRGFVSILAVALGAPLGREGALLSTGAASGSALSGWLRLGPGQARVLVACGASAGIASAYNVPIGAALFGLEVLLGSFALELFGPIVVSCVVATLVSRTLIADHPSYVIPHYALTHPRELVLALLLGVLVGGASALYVRGINLASDLLDRLPSWLTPFMPLVAMTVVGATAIAGPYLMGNGYDSVNMALHGTLPFALLLLLPLAKLVVTSLCAGSGVPGGLFTPSLFFGALLGGAFGRVVELALPGGAAPSGAYALLGMGAVLAGTTHASVSAVLMIFEMTGDYDLILPLMLAAVVAAVVSRRLEPESLYTSVLVKRDVRVPDSVPHWLREEGVRSLLSPATQRVPPSATFDEVVVLLLEQPAGADLYVTDAEGRLLGVITLDALKGHLPDHSLLQATVAADVMDSSVQAITPDLSLSEVASRFGHTELERLPVVDGRRRLLGSLSKGDLLKRGRF